A genomic segment from Candidatus Endomicrobium procryptotermitis encodes:
- a CDS encoding pyridoxal phosphate-dependent aminotransferase family protein, protein MSSDIFEKCLNFHDANELKKSGFYPYFHTVESQQGPETVVDGKKKIVVCSNNYLGLASHPKVIESSIEAVKKYGTSGTGSRFLNGTSDLHEKVEKKFAKFINKESAVLFTTGHHSNLGAISSLVGKGEVIITDKLDHASIIDGCRLSFGEMARFRHNDMSDLERQLAKNQGRGMLIVVDGIFSMEGDIANLPEISKLAKKYGAKVYVDEAHSLGVIGENGRGTGSHFNIEEDVDVLMATASKSLASIGGFIASRNEVIDYIKHASRSMIFTASLPPACVGAIDTALDLIIQEPERRMKLMENSKKMKTAFQSMGYKTNNSQSPIVPLTVGSDLTAFKMWKMLFDEGVFASPVVTPAVPEGQAIIRTSYMATHTDEHLNFILDKFSKVGKALGIIS, encoded by the coding sequence ATGAGTTCTGATATTTTTGAGAAATGTCTCAACTTCCATGATGCCAACGAACTTAAAAAATCCGGATTTTATCCATATTTTCATACAGTAGAATCGCAGCAGGGTCCGGAAACTGTAGTTGACGGTAAGAAAAAAATCGTTGTCTGTTCAAATAATTATCTTGGACTTGCAAGCCATCCTAAAGTAATAGAATCTTCAATAGAAGCTGTAAAGAAATATGGAACTTCGGGAACGGGTTCAAGATTTCTTAACGGAACAAGCGATCTGCATGAGAAAGTCGAAAAGAAATTTGCAAAATTTATCAATAAAGAGTCAGCCGTTCTTTTTACTACGGGGCATCATTCGAATTTAGGTGCTATTTCCAGCCTTGTGGGAAAAGGCGAAGTCATAATAACCGATAAACTTGACCATGCTTCCATTATTGACGGCTGCCGCCTTTCTTTCGGAGAAATGGCAAGATTTAGGCATAATGATATGTCCGATCTTGAAAGACAGCTTGCAAAAAATCAGGGAAGGGGAATGCTTATAGTAGTTGACGGCATATTCAGTATGGAAGGCGACATAGCAAACTTGCCTGAAATTTCAAAACTTGCAAAAAAATATGGAGCAAAAGTTTATGTTGACGAAGCACACTCACTTGGCGTAATAGGCGAAAATGGCAGAGGAACTGGCTCTCACTTTAATATAGAAGAAGATGTTGACGTTTTGATGGCAACTGCTTCAAAATCTTTGGCATCGATAGGCGGTTTTATCGCAAGCAGAAACGAAGTGATAGATTATATAAAACATGCATCAAGATCAATGATTTTTACCGCAAGCCTTCCTCCTGCGTGTGTAGGTGCGATAGATACGGCTTTAGATTTAATAATTCAGGAACCCGAAAGAAGAATGAAACTTATGGAAAACTCCAAAAAAATGAAAACGGCTTTTCAGTCTATGGGCTATAAAACAAACAATTCTCAGTCGCCGATAGTACCTTTAACTGTAGGCAGTGATTTGACGGCTTTTAAAATGTGGAAGATGCTTTTTGACGAAGGCGTGTTTGCTTCTCCAGTAGTCACTCCGGCTGTTCCCGAAGGGCAGGCGATAATAAGAACAAGCTACATGGCAACCCATACGGATGAACATCTGAACTTTATCCTTGACAAGTTTTCAAAAGTCGGCAAAGCTCTGGGCATAATCTCTTAA
- a CDS encoding NAD-dependent epimerase/dehydratase family protein: MLKVLVTGSNGFIGSHIVEALLSKKHQVTCVVRKTSDLSWISHLPVFFKYGDLNDIKFLEICVKNIDIIVHCAGRVRAFNREDYFKGNVEYTKNLCNAVLKMNPSLKKFIFISSQAAMGPGSSANPKKLNEEETPVSDYGLSKIAAEEEIQELFLGKIPYTILRPASVYGPRDKDIFIFFNLVNKHLRPFTVEKRVLQLVYVKDVARCVCTCLDNKKSDNRTYYLAEETPYTWSQVGQVISKAVGRTAMPIPIPDFVFKFAGMAAQSFSYITGKPAVLNKQKINEMLQEYWIADNTCARVDLGIEFTKLEIASKITYNWYLNNKFF, from the coding sequence ATGCTAAAGGTGCTTGTTACTGGGTCTAACGGTTTTATAGGTAGTCATATAGTTGAAGCATTATTGTCTAAAAAGCACCAGGTTACCTGTGTCGTAAGAAAAACATCGGACTTGTCGTGGATAAGTCATCTGCCGGTTTTTTTTAAATACGGAGATTTAAACGACATAAAATTTTTAGAAATATGCGTAAAAAATATTGACATAATAGTGCATTGTGCCGGCCGCGTAAGAGCTTTTAACAGAGAAGATTATTTTAAAGGCAATGTCGAGTATACCAAAAACCTATGTAATGCCGTTTTAAAAATGAATCCATCATTAAAAAAGTTCATTTTTATTTCATCTCAGGCAGCTATGGGTCCTGGCAGTTCCGCAAATCCAAAAAAACTTAATGAAGAAGAAACACCTGTTTCGGATTACGGTTTGAGTAAGATTGCAGCCGAAGAAGAAATACAGGAACTCTTTTTGGGGAAAATTCCCTATACAATATTAAGACCAGCGTCGGTTTATGGTCCGAGGGATAAAGATATTTTTATATTTTTCAATCTTGTAAACAAACATTTAAGACCTTTTACAGTTGAAAAAAGGGTTTTGCAACTGGTATATGTAAAAGATGTAGCACGATGCGTTTGTACATGTCTTGATAACAAAAAAAGCGATAATAGGACATATTATCTTGCTGAGGAAACGCCTTACACGTGGTCACAGGTGGGACAGGTAATTTCCAAAGCCGTAGGCAGAACAGCTATGCCTATACCGATTCCGGATTTTGTTTTTAAGTTTGCAGGCATGGCAGCCCAGTCGTTCTCATATATCACAGGAAAGCCTGCGGTGCTTAATAAGCAAAAAATAAACGAAATGCTCCAAGAATACTGGATTGCCGATAATACTTGCGCCCGGGTTGATTTAGGTATTGAGTTTACCAAACTTGAAATTGCTTCTAAAATAACATATAATTGGTATTTAAATAATAAATTTTTTTAG
- the hypE gene encoding hydrogenase expression/formation protein HypE: protein MDKITLAHGAGGNASKELINKVFKKVFSNKELNPLDDGAVLKIKNMKLAFATDSFVINPIFFKGGDIGKLAVCGSVNDISMMGARPLALSAAAVIEEGFPVKDLQKITFSMAKQAKLAGVNIVTGDTKVMKKGEVDAIFINTSAIGIIGKKINLSGSNAKYGDTIIVSGNIAEHGAAVMLSRNDFGFKSSIKSDCACLNFLVQDILKVCPDVRVMRDPTRGGAAAVLNEIAESSNVGIIIEYDKIPMANNVAAFCRILGLDPLYMPNEGKMISFQKESDTGKVITAYKKNSLGKKAAVIGKVVKDPKGVWVKTVSGNLRKILNIDTEQLPRIC from the coding sequence ATGGATAAAATAACCTTGGCACATGGTGCCGGAGGCAACGCATCCAAAGAACTTATAAACAAAGTTTTTAAAAAAGTGTTTTCAAATAAAGAACTGAATCCTCTTGACGACGGAGCTGTTTTAAAAATAAAAAATATGAAACTTGCTTTTGCTACGGATTCATTTGTCATAAATCCGATTTTTTTTAAAGGCGGGGACATAGGAAAACTTGCTGTTTGCGGAAGCGTTAACGATATTTCGATGATGGGTGCACGACCTTTGGCTTTATCTGCTGCGGCGGTTATAGAAGAAGGTTTTCCTGTAAAAGATTTGCAAAAAATAACGTTTTCAATGGCAAAACAGGCAAAGCTGGCAGGCGTCAATATAGTTACCGGGGATACGAAAGTCATGAAAAAAGGCGAGGTTGACGCAATATTTATCAATACGAGTGCGATAGGAATTATCGGAAAAAAAATCAATCTTTCTGGCTCAAACGCAAAATATGGAGATACTATAATAGTGAGCGGAAATATAGCAGAGCACGGAGCAGCCGTCATGCTTTCAAGAAATGATTTTGGTTTTAAATCTTCAATAAAAAGTGATTGCGCTTGTTTAAATTTTTTGGTGCAGGATATTTTAAAAGTATGCCCTGACGTTCGCGTTATGAGAGATCCGACCCGAGGTGGAGCTGCGGCGGTTCTTAATGAAATTGCCGAAAGTTCCAATGTCGGCATAATAATAGAATATGACAAAATTCCTATGGCAAATAATGTGGCGGCTTTTTGCAGAATACTTGGTTTAGATCCTTTATATATGCCGAATGAAGGAAAGATGATTTCTTTTCAGAAAGAGTCCGATACAGGAAAAGTTATTACAGCATACAAAAAAAATTCTTTAGGGAAAAAAGCTGCGGTTATAGGGAAAGTCGTGAAAGATCCTAAAGGGGTATGGGTAAAAACCGTTTCGGGAAATCTGAGAAAAATTCTTAATATCGATACTGAACAATTACCGAGAATCTGCTGA
- the hypD gene encoding hydrogenase formation protein HypD: protein MPAEESKKTTRQSYRLSKGIKIMEVCGTHTMTIARYGLRDYFVGTELISGPGCPVCVTPSNRLEQCLHLLKNKNIVIATFGDMLRVPAFTSSLELEILKGADVRVIYCVYDPLKIAEANPEKEVVFIGAGFETTLPAAAAVIKEAYEKKIKNISVFSMFKSIFPALNMLVSDDDFDINGFILPGNVAAIAGAGAFRYVAEKYKISCAVTGFSKKEIVEAIDFLIKNIKSRSCGFKNIYKAVVNEEGNIKAKNLISEVFDLKDDIWRGLGCIKKSGFRLNKKYATFDADIKFQVKDEKDMNKKEPCRCGDIMRGKINPYGCGFFGKKCTPLKPLGPCMVSSEGVCSAYYKYGKYDG from the coding sequence GTGCCGGCTGAAGAATCAAAAAAGACGACAAGACAATCCTATCGTCTTTCTAAAGGGATAAAAATAATGGAAGTATGCGGTACGCATACTATGACGATAGCCAGATACGGACTGCGCGATTATTTTGTTGGAACGGAACTTATTTCAGGTCCTGGTTGTCCTGTTTGTGTAACTCCTTCAAATCGCTTGGAACAATGCCTGCACTTGTTAAAAAATAAAAATATAGTAATTGCGACATTCGGCGATATGCTTAGAGTTCCGGCGTTTACCTCATCTCTTGAATTGGAAATTTTGAAAGGGGCTGATGTCAGGGTAATTTATTGCGTATATGACCCTTTGAAAATCGCCGAGGCAAATCCGGAAAAAGAAGTTGTCTTTATCGGAGCTGGTTTTGAGACTACATTACCTGCCGCGGCGGCAGTCATAAAAGAAGCTTATGAAAAAAAAATCAAAAATATTTCTGTTTTTTCGATGTTTAAAAGTATTTTTCCGGCTTTAAACATGCTTGTTTCTGATGATGATTTTGATATAAACGGGTTTATTCTCCCCGGAAATGTTGCTGCCATAGCCGGTGCCGGCGCTTTTAGATATGTGGCAGAAAAATATAAAATATCCTGTGCAGTAACGGGTTTTTCAAAAAAAGAAATAGTAGAAGCCATAGATTTTTTGATTAAAAATATCAAATCGCGCTCATGCGGATTTAAAAATATATATAAGGCGGTTGTAAACGAAGAAGGAAACATTAAAGCTAAAAATTTGATATCGGAAGTGTTTGATTTGAAAGATGACATATGGCGCGGGCTCGGTTGTATAAAAAAAAGCGGATTTAGGTTGAACAAAAAATATGCCACTTTTGATGCAGACATCAAATTTCAAGTTAAAGATGAAAAAGACATGAATAAAAAAGAGCCCTGCAGATGTGGAGATATAATGAGAGGAAAAATAAATCCTTATGGCTGCGGCTTTTTCGGAAAAAAATGTACTCCGTTAAAACCTTTGGGTCCGTGCATGGTTTCTTCCGAAGGTGTTTGCAGCGCATATTACAAATACGGAAAATACGATGGATAA
- a CDS encoding TIGR00730 family Rossman fold protein gives MSEKVCVFCGSSLGKDKKFIETAVELGKLIANENAELVYGGGKVGLMGVLANSVLENSAKVIGIIPQQLKDIEVCHNGLNSLIVTKNMHERKNKMYELADYFFVLPGGIGTIDELAEVLTWSQLCIHKKACALINVNGYFDDFIKFLQKSIEEKFFKKEHFDMLIVTDSLEDAFQRCRSFIHPGQIDKWTKETKEQPCAG, from the coding sequence GTGAGTGAAAAAGTATGTGTTTTCTGCGGTTCCAGTCTGGGAAAAGACAAAAAGTTTATAGAAACCGCGGTAGAACTAGGGAAACTTATTGCAAATGAAAATGCCGAATTGGTCTACGGTGGTGGAAAGGTCGGGCTTATGGGAGTTTTGGCAAATTCCGTTCTTGAAAACAGCGCAAAAGTTATCGGCATTATACCGCAGCAGCTAAAAGATATTGAAGTTTGTCATAATGGTTTAAACTCGCTGATTGTAACAAAAAATATGCATGAACGCAAAAATAAGATGTACGAACTTGCTGATTATTTTTTTGTGTTACCCGGGGGAATAGGGACTATAGACGAACTTGCCGAAGTACTTACGTGGTCACAACTGTGCATACATAAAAAAGCCTGCGCTTTAATAAACGTAAACGGATATTTTGATGATTTCATAAAGTTTTTACAAAAAAGCATTGAAGAAAAATTTTTTAAGAAGGAACACTTTGACATGCTTATCGTAACGGATTCTCTTGAAGACGCCTTTCAAAGATGCCGTTCCTTTATACATCCTGGACAAATAGATAAATGGACAAAAGAAACCAAGGAGCAGCCCTGTGCCGGCTGA
- a CDS encoding HypC/HybG/HupF family hydrogenase formation chaperone, whose product MCLATVGKILKIVDSSTAEIDFGGIKSEIKITLLDNLKLGDYVLVHAGFAISKLSKKDAKDIVDASKESGLI is encoded by the coding sequence ATGTGTCTTGCAACAGTTGGGAAAATATTAAAAATAGTTGATTCAAGTACAGCTGAGATTGATTTTGGAGGAATTAAATCCGAAATAAAAATAACGCTTTTGGACAATTTAAAATTGGGCGATTACGTTTTAGTACATGCCGGTTTTGCCATTAGCAAACTTTCTAAAAAAGACGCTAAAGATATTGTAGATGCGTCAAAAGAGTCGGGGTTGATATAG
- a CDS encoding HEAT repeat domain-containing protein: MIGKFKFLHFMLLSLLFLFACVERNTPEKANSLLREGKYDEALVIYEAILKKKPGDIVSLKSVADIKLVKKDFQGAIQGYKKVIEANPAYGVRELVSMLSYSKNVRDMASDVIKDIGNGRTEVISEILKRIAEGNNYVKIDHLNALARIGKPASFCAGTVAEYLDNDYFGIRKAALETLGTFDALNLKSSGAIDKMLERLNDENIVVVAEAIKNFGILKGGANETVPALIKMLTRQEEIRDLAKKAISDIGAAAKSTVSQLAALTDGKNPNIIRIATIDTFAAMGNQANDAVPVLIPLLQDKNHTIRIASANALTRVGKPSNEAIPGLINLLKHNNIDVKLRAIAELSDMGKSASSALTFLSNLSSKDTNKEVRQEAKKAYDKIYKAKR, from the coding sequence ATGATAGGCAAATTTAAGTTTTTACATTTTATGCTTCTAAGTTTATTATTTTTATTTGCATGTGTAGAAAGAAATACTCCTGAAAAAGCAAATTCTCTTCTCAGAGAAGGAAAATATGACGAAGCACTGGTGATATATGAAGCGATACTTAAAAAGAAACCGGGAGATATAGTATCTTTAAAATCTGTCGCCGACATTAAACTTGTAAAAAAAGATTTTCAGGGCGCCATTCAGGGATATAAAAAAGTCATTGAAGCGAATCCTGCTTACGGGGTAAGAGAGTTGGTTTCTATGCTTTCTTACAGCAAAAATGTAAGAGATATGGCTTCCGATGTGATTAAAGATATTGGGAACGGAAGAACGGAAGTTATCAGTGAAATATTGAAACGTATTGCCGAAGGTAATAATTATGTAAAAATAGATCATTTAAATGCGCTTGCAAGAATAGGAAAACCTGCTTCTTTTTGCGCAGGAACAGTTGCAGAGTATCTTGATAATGATTATTTCGGAATAAGAAAAGCGGCCTTGGAAACTCTCGGTACTTTTGATGCACTAAATCTTAAGTCGTCAGGAGCTATTGATAAAATGCTGGAACGCCTTAATGACGAAAATATTGTAGTCGTAGCAGAAGCTATAAAGAATTTTGGAATTTTAAAAGGTGGTGCCAATGAAACCGTTCCTGCTTTAATTAAAATGCTTACAAGACAGGAAGAAATAAGAGATTTAGCAAAGAAGGCCATATCGGATATAGGTGCTGCTGCAAAAAGTACTGTCTCGCAATTAGCAGCTTTGACAGACGGTAAAAATCCAAACATTATAAGAATTGCGACGATAGACACTTTTGCAGCTATGGGAAATCAGGCTAATGATGCAGTTCCCGTATTAATTCCTTTGCTTCAAGATAAAAATCATACTATCAGAATTGCTTCCGCCAATGCTTTGACAAGAGTGGGGAAGCCTTCAAATGAAGCCATCCCAGGTCTTATAAATCTTCTCAAACATAACAATATAGATGTAAAACTTAGAGCTATAGCGGAATTGTCGGATATGGGCAAATCGGCAAGCTCCGCTTTAACTTTTTTGAGTAATCTTTCGAGTAAAGATACCAACAAAGAAGTTCGCCAAGAAGCAAAAAAAGCTTACGATAAAATATATAAGGCAAAAAGGTAA
- a CDS encoding HNH endonuclease — MKNTLYTNDNLYIMNGMNSQSVDLIYLDPPFNSKRMYCAPIGTKAAGASFKDMWSWEDIDESYLETMADKYPVLTTFISSVGVMHSKAMKAYLTYMAQRIIEMYRILKDTGSMYLHCDPTASHYLKALLDEIFGKGNFRNEIVWRIGWVSGYKTQAGKFIRNHDIILYYTKSDNFVFNKEYITYPQNYVRRDGKKPTGNGIPIEDTWNCNNGDVLDSIAIKSFSKEKTGYPTQKPLALLRRIIKASSNEGDIVFDPFCGCATSCVAAQQLGRKWIGIDIEKQSVNVLIDRLSDDAGLFSDFVAADKPPKRTDIKEEPINQPVKQRLYADQQGMCRACGVKMDIFQFEIDHIIPKVKGGGDYYENYQLLCPHCNRTKGDRPMEYLRMKIKYREEIMKTKIVFGE; from the coding sequence ATGAAAAACACATTATACACAAATGACAATCTATATATTATGAACGGGATGAACAGTCAATCTGTGGATTTGATTTATTTAGATCCGCCATTTAATTCTAAACGTATGTATTGCGCTCCCATTGGGACAAAAGCCGCAGGTGCAAGTTTTAAAGATATGTGGAGTTGGGAAGATATTGACGAATCTTATTTAGAAACTATGGCGGACAAATATCCTGTATTGACAACATTTATTTCATCTGTTGGTGTGATGCACAGCAAAGCGATGAAAGCATATTTAACTTATATGGCACAACGAATTATAGAAATGTATCGCATTTTGAAAGATACAGGCAGTATGTATCTGCATTGCGACCCGACTGCAAGCCATTATTTAAAAGCGCTGTTAGATGAAATCTTTGGGAAAGGTAATTTTAGAAATGAAATTGTGTGGCGAATTGGGTGGGTTTCAGGGTATAAAACACAAGCAGGCAAATTTATTAGAAATCATGATATAATTTTATATTATACAAAAAGTGATAATTTTGTATTTAATAAAGAATACATAACATATCCTCAAAACTATGTCCGCAGAGATGGTAAAAAACCTACAGGGAACGGTATTCCAATAGAGGATACTTGGAATTGTAATAACGGGGATGTATTAGATTCTATCGCAATTAAAAGTTTTAGTAAAGAAAAAACGGGTTATCCCACACAAAAGCCACTTGCTCTTTTGCGCCGCATTATAAAAGCCTCATCAAATGAAGGCGACATAGTGTTTGACCCATTTTGCGGCTGTGCGACCTCATGCGTTGCTGCGCAGCAATTAGGTAGAAAATGGATAGGTATTGACATTGAAAAACAGTCAGTTAATGTGTTGATTGACCGCTTAAGCGACGATGCAGGGTTGTTTAGTGATTTTGTTGCAGCGGATAAACCTCCAAAACGTACAGACATTAAAGAAGAACCTATAAATCAGCCTGTAAAACAACGGCTTTATGCAGACCAACAAGGAATGTGCAGAGCTTGCGGCGTTAAAATGGATATTTTCCAATTTGAAATAGACCATATTATTCCTAAAGTTAAGGGAGGCGGGGATTACTATGAAAACTATCAGTTATTATGCCCTCATTGCAATAGGACAAAAGGCGATAGACCAATGGAATACTTGCGTATGAAAATAAAATATCGCGAAGAAATCATGAAAACTAAAATTGTTTTTGGCGAGTAG
- the hypF gene encoding carbamoyltransferase HypF, which produces MLKISKGSNAFLIEVYGTVQGLGFRPFVYNLAVKNNLTGFVCNTGIGVQITACGKKCDLKKFVLELRKSDFDAEYFVKEIVPKKFLNFTISKSKKTEIISDFPYDLALCNDCRKELFSNTDRRYLYPFINCIKCGPRFSIIKKLPYDRKNTTMNKFSMCGDCLREYNNSSNRRLHAQPNACHKCGPKLSLFTRDKELLSYRNQALTDSVKFLKTGKILAVKSIGGYHLCCDASNPRAVNKLRKRKQRPHKPFAVMTNIRIAENLCFINKYEKAELLSKSAPIVLLKKKVKIPMLDMLAPDNSSLGIMLPYAPLHYLLMEKIPLLVMTSGNKIDEPISINEKEAFENLNKTADYFLTHDRDIENRADDSIVKFLPGGKEKIIIRRSRGYVPMPVKTGIGTDMFAAGGDLKNNFCFIRKGNAYLSQYVGDLAENANLKFYSESINKMKSFLDINPMISVCDAHPTYYSSLYAKQHYKKVNFVWHHYAHMASVIVEHNLNGDVLGFIFDGNGYGEDGNIWGGEFILYSKQKFKRAGHFGYFCLPGGDVCVKEVWRLAVSLLYKYNLLQYMPTHLKKYDYKTIIKIIENNVNSPLTSSAGRIFDAVSSLLGIKNISTFEAEAAIALESAADTYKTSECYGYNIENGIIDISKLLKGILENIKSRIPVECISAKFHNTIADIVVKTAKKHKIKQIALGGGVFQNVYLLNSIGKKLLSLGFDIYYNKQIPINDGGLCLGQAYINNLILKNKNEKHIIHK; this is translated from the coding sequence ATGTTAAAAATATCGAAGGGGAGTAATGCTTTCTTAATTGAAGTCTACGGTACAGTACAGGGGCTGGGCTTTAGACCTTTTGTTTATAATCTTGCCGTTAAAAATAATTTAACGGGTTTTGTGTGCAATACCGGTATAGGCGTACAAATTACAGCCTGTGGGAAAAAATGCGATTTGAAAAAGTTTGTTTTGGAATTGAGAAAATCCGATTTCGACGCAGAATATTTTGTTAAAGAAATCGTTCCTAAAAAATTTTTGAATTTTACAATCAGTAAAAGTAAAAAAACCGAAATAATTTCCGATTTTCCGTATGATTTGGCTTTATGCAATGACTGTAGAAAGGAATTGTTTTCAAATACCGACAGAAGATATTTGTACCCTTTTATAAACTGCATAAAATGTGGTCCACGTTTTTCGATAATCAAAAAACTTCCTTATGACAGAAAAAATACCACGATGAATAAGTTTTCCATGTGCGGCGATTGTCTGCGTGAATACAACAATTCTTCAAACAGGAGGCTTCATGCTCAACCAAACGCCTGTCATAAATGTGGACCTAAATTGTCTTTGTTTACTCGTGATAAAGAACTTTTATCATATAGAAATCAAGCTTTAACGGACTCAGTCAAGTTTTTAAAAACGGGTAAAATTTTAGCCGTTAAAAGTATAGGCGGCTATCATCTGTGCTGCGACGCTTCAAATCCGAGAGCCGTAAATAAATTAAGAAAAAGAAAACAAAGACCTCATAAACCTTTCGCAGTTATGACTAATATAAGAATCGCCGAGAACCTTTGTTTTATAAATAAGTATGAAAAAGCGGAATTACTGTCAAAAAGTGCACCGATAGTTCTTTTAAAAAAAAAGGTTAAAATACCTATGCTTGATATGCTTGCACCAGATAATTCGTCGTTGGGAATAATGCTGCCGTATGCGCCGCTTCACTATCTTTTAATGGAAAAGATACCGCTTCTTGTAATGACTTCGGGGAATAAAATCGATGAGCCTATATCCATTAATGAAAAAGAAGCTTTTGAAAATCTCAACAAAACAGCTGATTATTTTCTCACGCATGACAGAGATATAGAAAACAGAGCGGATGATTCAATCGTAAAATTTTTGCCTGGAGGCAAAGAGAAAATAATTATAAGAAGAAGTAGAGGATATGTTCCAATGCCAGTAAAAACCGGCATTGGCACGGATATGTTTGCAGCTGGCGGAGATTTAAAAAATAATTTTTGTTTCATAAGAAAAGGCAATGCCTATCTTTCACAGTACGTTGGCGATTTGGCAGAAAACGCGAATTTAAAATTTTACAGTGAAAGCATAAATAAAATGAAATCTTTTCTTGATATAAATCCGATGATTTCAGTTTGTGATGCGCATCCGACATATTATTCGAGCTTGTATGCAAAGCAGCATTATAAAAAAGTAAATTTTGTTTGGCATCATTATGCGCATATGGCGTCGGTAATCGTCGAACATAATTTAAACGGGGATGTTTTGGGTTTTATATTTGACGGAAACGGCTATGGCGAAGATGGAAATATTTGGGGTGGCGAGTTTATTTTGTATTCAAAACAAAAATTTAAAAGAGCTGGACATTTCGGTTATTTTTGTCTTCCAGGTGGAGACGTATGCGTAAAAGAAGTATGGCGTTTGGCAGTCTCTCTTCTCTATAAATACAATCTTTTACAATATATGCCCACACATTTAAAAAAATATGACTATAAAACCATAATTAAAATAATTGAAAATAATGTCAATTCGCCTTTGACATCAAGTGCTGGCAGGATATTTGATGCCGTATCTTCTTTGCTCGGAATAAAAAATATATCCACTTTTGAAGCGGAAGCTGCCATCGCTTTAGAGTCAGCGGCAGATACATATAAAACGTCAGAATGTTATGGATATAATATAGAAAATGGCATAATTGATATATCGAAATTATTAAAAGGGATTTTAGAAAATATTAAAAGCAGAATTCCAGTTGAATGTATAAGCGCTAAATTTCACAACACGATTGCCGATATTGTCGTAAAAACAGCAAAAAAACATAAAATAAAACAAATAGCTCTTGGCGGAGGAGTATTTCAGAATGTATATTTATTAAACAGTATCGGAAAAAAACTGTTGTCATTGGGCTTTGATATTTATTACAATAAACAAATTCCTATAAATGATGGAGGTCTATGTCTGGGTCAGGCATATATAAATAATTTAATTTTAAAAAATAAAAATGAAAAACACATTATACACAAATGA
- a CDS encoding hydrogenase maturation nickel metallochaperone HypA, with product MLLMHEHGIARDLWKVILSEAEKNNLAKITKITVVLGTASGIEKDFLNHSFVDHIFVENAVAKDAVIEYEIVPLAAQCNLCLEEIRPSQMEYLTCPHCGANDIKIVSGHEVYVKNIEGE from the coding sequence ATGCTGCTGATGCATGAGCACGGTATTGCCAGAGATTTGTGGAAAGTGATTTTAAGTGAGGCTGAGAAAAATAATTTGGCAAAAATAACAAAAATAACAGTAGTTTTAGGAACGGCTTCGGGGATTGAAAAGGATTTTCTAAATCACTCTTTTGTAGATCATATATTTGTCGAAAACGCAGTTGCCAAAGATGCGGTAATCGAATATGAAATCGTGCCGCTTGCAGCTCAATGCAATTTATGTTTAGAAGAGATAAGACCTTCGCAAATGGAATATTTAACGTGTCCTCATTGCGGAGCAAACGACATAAAGATTGTTTCAGGTCATGAAGTGTATGTTAAAAATATCGAAGGGGAGTAA